In one window of Hyla sarda isolate aHylSar1 chromosome 1, aHylSar1.hap1, whole genome shotgun sequence DNA:
- the LOC130361400 gene encoding protein spinster homolog 1-like: MASPQDPLLKEEEEAMEDHSDMDVEKGDIPERQNLSSLSVMSTTRSIITVVILAFVNLLIYANRSSVAGVLPYIQKAYDTNASLSGLLNTLFIGSYVLVAPIAGYLGDHCNKKYTVCAGVIVWLSMTLTLSFIPDGYFLLFLLTSGLVGAGEATFCTIAPSIIADLFTSDQRTRMLNVFYSVIPVGCGLGYIIGPKVTDAARGDWHWAFRVTPGLGLIAVALMILVTKELPRTTTNGKKNNKSQKFAKWATDLKKLFKNRSFMLTTMGSTAVSFIVGAIGVWGPSYLTHARTLLQEKDPCRAEPCDYHDILIFGVVTVVSGILGVVAGTEISKRYRKSNPRADPLVCGCAMMLSAPFLLLALTFGNISLVATNIFIFIGETLLSVNFTLISDIILKVVTPWRRSSALAVQMTIYHLLGDAGSPYLIGLISDTYERGYAKSPLLKYRSLEYALMTCTIMAVIGGAFFMATALYIERDEKEAEMESEPPSSSSSSLLPADEDHASD, encoded by the coding sequence atggcctctccacaagacccattgctgaaggaggaggaagaagcaatggaggaccatagtgatatggatgtagaaaagggtgatatccctgagaggcagaacctgtcatctctaagcgtgatgtccaccacacgttccatcatcaccgtagtgatcctcgcctttgttaatttgctcatctatgcaaatcgctccagcgtggcgggggtgctgccttatatacagaaagcatatgacaccaatgctagtctgtccggcttattgaatacattgttcattggaagctacgtgctggtcgcaccaattgccggatatttgggcgaccactgtaataagaaatatactgtttgcgcaggagtcatcgtttggctgagcatgacacttaccctgtcattcatccctgacgggtacttcctgctcttcctgctgacgagtgggctggttggagccggagaggcgactttctgcaccatcgccccctccatcattgcagacctttttacaagtgaccagcggacccgcatgctgaatgtgttttactccgtcatacctgtaggctgcggactaggatacatcatcgggcccaaagtgactgatgcagcaaggggtgattggcactgggcgtttcgggtcacccctggcctgggcctcatagctgtggctttgatgattttggtcacaaaagagcttccaagaacgactacaaacgggaagaagaacaacaaatcccagaagtttgccaaatgggcgacagatctgaaaaaactatttaaaaatcgaagcttcatgttaaccaccatgggatcgacggctgtatccttcatagtgggagccataggtgtatggggtccgtcatacctgacccatgcacgaacactcctacaagagaaggacccttgccgtgctgaaccatgtgactatcacgacatcctaatatttggtgtggttacagtcgtttccggcattctgggagttgtagcagggacggagataagtaaaagatatcgcaaatccaacccacgggcggacccgcttgtgtgtggatgcgcgatgatgctctccgccccttttcttctgttggcattgacttttggcaacatcagcctcgttgccaccaacatcttcatcttcatcggagagacgcttctgtcagtaaatttcaccctcatatctgacattatactaaaagtagtaactccgtggaggagatcttcagccctggccgtgcagatgacaatctatcacctcctaggtgacgccggcagcccgtacctcatcggcctgatatctgacacctacgaacgaggatatgccaaatcccctcttctgaaataccgcagcctggagtatgccctcatgacctgcaccataatggcagtcatcggaggggccttcttcatggccacggccctatatatagagagggacgaaaaagaagcagagatggaatcagaacctccgtcatcctcctcctcctcactgcttcctgccgatgaggaccacGCTTCAGACTGA